In a genomic window of Ignavibacteria bacterium:
- a CDS encoding MFS transporter: protein MIGVSERNEKILFFHAITTFSLKKFQVLQEFSLVPSHSFLYFHIAFFQKNIYSNMNLQQLRNGFHSTFWVANGMELFERLAFYGSKAVLTVYLANKVGLGPQVAASLAGIFSGVLYSLPIVAGTFVDRYGFRKSLMACFAIFCVGYFAIGLAGMEYGQSIVNAVGKTPYVIFVLLLTAIGGSLIKPCIVGTVAKTTTPDSKSLGYSIYYMLVNIGGAIGPIIALQVRESLGIEFVLVMSSFVSALNLLGTYLFFKEPPKATDEKPTTSLGEVFKNMLMVFTNGKFILFLVIFSGFWIMFWQIFYSFPFFVTEILKFPQFEILETVDAWTIILLSVPLTAFAKRLSPIVGMTLGFAIASFSWLLLAFAPTIPFAIAAMVLFAIGEATQAPRFYEYVADLAPKEQVGTYMGFAFLPVAIGSFVAGPLAGWLVANYIQGSHNPAMAWYILSGIGFGSTALMVLYNAMVAKK, encoded by the coding sequence ATGATAGGAGTTTCAGAAAGGAATGAAAAAATATTATTTTTTCATGCTATAACAACGTTTAGTTTAAAAAAATTTCAAGTTCTACAAGAATTTTCTCTTGTTCCTTCACATTCCTTTCTGTATTTTCACATCGCTTTTTTTCAAAAAAATATATACAGCAATATGAACTTACAACAACTTCGCAACGGATTTCATTCAACGTTTTGGGTCGCCAACGGAATGGAACTTTTTGAACGTCTTGCTTTTTACGGCTCGAAAGCTGTTCTAACCGTTTATCTTGCTAACAAAGTCGGCTTAGGTCCGCAAGTTGCCGCTTCACTTGCAGGAATTTTTTCCGGCGTGCTTTATTCGCTTCCTATTGTTGCAGGAACGTTTGTTGACCGCTATGGATTTCGCAAAAGTTTAATGGCATGTTTTGCAATATTTTGCGTCGGATATTTTGCAATAGGGTTAGCAGGAATGGAATATGGGCAAAGTATTGTAAACGCGGTGGGAAAAACACCATACGTTATTTTCGTTTTACTGCTCACTGCGATTGGCGGTTCGCTTATTAAACCGTGTATTGTCGGTACAGTTGCGAAAACTACAACGCCGGATTCCAAATCGCTCGGTTATTCGATTTATTATATGCTTGTGAACATTGGCGGCGCAATAGGACCAATTATTGCGCTTCAAGTGCGGGAAAGTTTAGGAATTGAATTTGTTCTTGTAATGTCGTCGTTCGTTTCTGCGCTTAATTTACTCGGCACGTATTTGTTTTTCAAAGAACCGCCAAAAGCAACTGATGAAAAACCGACAACATCTCTCGGAGAAGTTTTCAAAAATATGTTAATGGTTTTTACGAACGGAAAATTTATTTTGTTCCTCGTTATCTTTTCCGGTTTCTGGATAATGTTCTGGCAAATATTTTATTCCTTCCCGTTTTTTGTAACGGAAATTTTAAAGTTTCCGCAGTTTGAAATTCTCGAAACCGTTGATGCATGGACAATTATTTTGCTCAGCGTTCCGCTTACAGCATTTGCGAAACGACTTTCTCCGATTGTCGGAATGACGCTCGGTTTTGCAATTGCAAGTTTTTCGTGGCTGCTGCTTGCCTTTGCGCCCACTATTCCGTTTGCAATTGCTGCGATGGTTTTATTTGCAATCGGCGAAGCAACACAAGCGCCGCGCTTTTACGAATACGTTGCCGACCTCGCCCCGAAAGAACAAGTAGGAACGTATATGGGATTTGCATTTCTTCCTGTTGCGATTGGTTCGTTTGTTGCGGGACCGCTTGCCGGTTGGCTTGTTGCAAATTACATTCAAGGTTCACACAACCCTGCAATGGCGTGGTATATTTTATCGGGAATTGGTTTTGGCTCAACGGCATTGATGGTGTTGTATAATGCGATGGTTGCGAAAAAATAG